One region of Mycobacterium riyadhense genomic DNA includes:
- a CDS encoding PE domain-containing protein, translating into MSFLIADPEMVVAAATDLEGIGSAVSAANAAGPTTGMAAAAADEVSAAIAALFGTYAQEYRAVSTQAAAFHAQFVRSLTAGAGWYANAEAVNATLFQRIEQEALSIVNAPTRALLGRPLIGDGANATMPGGRGEDGGLLYGNGGNGAAGGTGQAGGAGGNAGWFGNGGAGGAGGAGAAGGAGGTGGLLVGNGGDGGQGGAAAVGINGGKPGLGGSGGLAGAFGQPGAHGQDGAAAAGGGGTPPAGGGDTPPSGGGDTPPAGGGDTPSSGGGDTPPTGGGSGVAATLSTTRWDGGFRADYHITNSGSTASTWKVEFDLPSGSIGDVWNAELAQSGTHYVLTPKYSPTLAAGGALDVGFVVSQPGAYEAPTNVVVNGQPVPGGSTPTTPPTTPPTTPPTTPPTTPPTTPPTMPNGPSTGVFSPYVDMTLWPQFDFAGAGGLGDVDHVVLGFITADSQGQAAWGGFDAYAVNGGSLLYQINDQITAMHSADIDATISFGGAANQELALVTPDVNALAAKYQSVMDAYGFHKLDFDIEGAAQGDVASLTRRAQAITMLQTAGNASGTPVEVSFTLPVLPTGLTADGMRVVTNAIANGVDIAHVNIMAMDYFDPSLPYEGKMGDYAIQAATAVHDQLVPLYPSKTDAEIWAMVDVTPMIGVNDHTVEVFTLADAQKLTTFAEEKGLGGLHMWSINRDYPGPVGTLSNTSSGVSQDAWAYSHIFGEFDD; encoded by the coding sequence ATGTCTTTTCTGATCGCTGATCCGGAGATGGTGGTGGCCGCGGCGACGGATTTGGAGGGCATTGGCTCTGCGGTGAGCGCTGCCAACGCAGCGGGGCCGACGACGGGGATGGCCGCGGCCGCCGCCGATGAGGTGTCGGCGGCTATCGCGGCGTTGTTCGGCACCTACGCTCAGGAATACCGAGCCGTGAGCACCCAGGCGGCGGCGTTTCATGCCCAGTTTGTGCGGTCCTTGACCGCGGGTGCGGGGTGGTATGCGAACGCCGAGGCGGTCAACGCGACGCTATTTCAGCGCATTGAGCAAGAGGCGCTCAGCATTGTCAACGCGCCCACCCGGGCGCTGCTGGGCCGCCCGTTGATCGGCGACGGGGCCAACGCAACGATGCCGGGCGGGCGCGGCGAGGACGGCGGGCTGCTGTACGGAAACGGTGGCAACGGCGCCGCCGGCGGCACCGGGCAGGCCGGCGGTGCCGGCGGTAACGCAGGGTGGTTCGGAAACGGCGGGGCCGGAGGCGCCGGCGGGGCCGGTGCGGCCGGAGGTGCCGGCGGCACCGGTGGTCTGCTGGTGGGCAATGGTGGCGACGGCGGGCAGGGTGGGGCGGCCGCGGTGGGCATCAATGGCGGCAAGCCCGGACTGGGGGGTAGTGGGGGGCTGGCCGGGGCATTCGGCCAACCCGGAGCCCACGGGCAAGACGGTGCGGCCGCGGCGGGCGGCGGCGGAACCCCACCCGCTGGCGGTGGGGACACCCCACCCAGCGGAGGCGGCGACACACCGCCCGCTGGGGGTGGGGACACGCCGTCCAGCGGTGGTGGGGACACCCCACCCACGGGCGGCGGCTCCGGAGTAGCGGCGACGTTATCGACGACGCGCTGGGATGGCGGCTTCAGGGCCGATTACCACATCACCAACTCGGGCTCGACCGCTTCGACCTGGAAGGTCGAATTCGATTTGCCAAGCGGATCGATCGGGGACGTGTGGAATGCGGAACTTGCCCAGTCGGGCACGCATTACGTGCTGACCCCTAAGTATTCGCCCACGCTTGCGGCGGGCGGCGCGCTCGACGTTGGTTTTGTAGTCTCGCAGCCCGGCGCCTACGAGGCGCCGACCAACGTTGTGGTGAACGGTCAGCCGGTCCCCGGAGGCTCAACACCAACGACGCCACCCACAACACCGCCGACAACCCCGCCCACGACGCCACCCACCACTCCGCCGACGACGCCACCGACCATGCCCAATGGGCCATCGACCGGAGTGTTCTCTCCGTATGTCGACATGACGCTGTGGCCGCAGTTCGATTTCGCGGGTGCCGGCGGCCTCGGTGACGTCGACCATGTCGTGCTCGGCTTCATCACCGCCGATTCGCAGGGGCAGGCGGCCTGGGGCGGCTTTGACGCGTACGCGGTCAACGGCGGCAGCCTGCTGTATCAAATCAATGACCAGATCACCGCGATGCATAGCGCAGATATCGACGCCACCATCTCCTTTGGTGGTGCGGCGAATCAGGAACTGGCTCTGGTCACCCCGGACGTGAACGCTCTGGCCGCGAAGTACCAGTCGGTGATGGATGCCTACGGCTTCCACAAGCTCGATTTCGACATCGAGGGCGCGGCCCAGGGTGACGTCGCATCGCTGACACGTCGCGCGCAGGCGATCACCATGCTGCAGACGGCGGGGAATGCGAGCGGTACCCCGGTGGAGGTTTCGTTCACTCTTCCGGTGCTGCCGACGGGTTTGACCGCCGACGGGATGCGGGTGGTTACCAACGCTATCGCCAATGGCGTGGACATCGCGCACGTCAACATCATGGCGATGGACTATTTTGACCCGAGTCTGCCGTACGAGGGCAAGATGGGTGACTATGCGATTCAGGCGGCAACGGCTGTGCACGATCAGTTGGTGCCGTTGTATCCGTCGAAGACCGATGCGGAGATCTGGGCGATGGTCGATGTGACGCCCATGATCGGCGTCAACGACCATACGGTCGAAGTGTTCACCCTTGCCGACGCGCAGAAGCTCACCACGTTCGCCGAGGAAAAGGGCTTGGGTGGACTGCACATGTGGTCGATCAACCGCGACTACCCGGGTCCAGTGGGCACCCTGTCAAACACCAGCAGTGGCGTCTCGCAAGACGCCTGGGCTTACTCGCACATCTTCGGGGAGTTCGACGACTGA
- the pheS gene encoding phenylalanine--tRNA ligase subunit alpha has protein sequence MSSPEALTKAVNAAQQAIALADNLDALARIKTEHLGDRSPLALARQALASLPKQERADAGKRVNIARADAQRSYDERLATLRAERDAAVLVAERIDVTLPSTRQPTGARHPITILAEHIADTFIAMGWELAEGPEVEAEQFNFDALNFPADHPARSEQDTFYIAPEDSRQLLRTHTSPVQVRTLLQRELPVYIISIGRTFRTDELDATHTPVFHQVEGLAVDRGLTMAHLRGTLDAFARAEFGPLARTRIRPHFFPFTEPSAEVDVWFANKKGGADWVEWGGCGMVHPNVLRAAGIDPEVYSGFAFGMGLERTLQFRNGIPDMRDMVEGDIRFTLPFGVGA, from the coding sequence ATGTCGTCGCCGGAAGCACTGACGAAGGCGGTCAACGCCGCCCAGCAGGCCATCGCCCTGGCGGACAATCTGGACGCGCTGGCGCGCATCAAGACCGAACACCTCGGTGACCGCTCGCCGCTGGCGCTGGCGCGACAAGCACTAGCCAGCCTGCCCAAACAAGAGCGCGCCGACGCCGGCAAGCGGGTCAACATCGCGCGCGCCGACGCCCAGCGCAGCTACGACGAACGGTTGGCGACGCTGCGCGCGGAGCGTGACGCGGCGGTTTTGGTCGCCGAACGAATCGACGTCACCCTGCCATCGACGCGACAGCCGACCGGGGCCCGACATCCGATCACGATCCTGGCCGAGCACATCGCCGACACATTCATCGCGATGGGATGGGAACTGGCCGAAGGCCCAGAGGTTGAGGCCGAACAGTTCAACTTCGATGCCCTGAACTTCCCTGCCGATCACCCAGCCCGCAGCGAACAGGACACCTTCTACATCGCGCCCGAGGATTCCCGCCAGCTGCTGCGCACCCACACTTCGCCGGTGCAGGTGCGCACCCTGCTGCAGCGCGAATTGCCGGTCTACATCATCTCGATCGGCCGCACCTTCCGCACCGACGAACTTGATGCCACCCACACGCCGGTCTTCCATCAGGTCGAGGGGCTGGCGGTGGATCGCGGACTGACCATGGCGCATTTGCGCGGAACTCTGGACGCTTTCGCGCGCGCCGAGTTCGGACCGTTGGCGCGAACCCGAATCCGGCCGCATTTCTTCCCGTTCACCGAACCCTCCGCCGAAGTTGATGTCTGGTTCGCCAACAAGAAGGGCGGCGCCGACTGGGTGGAGTGGGGTGGCTGCGGAATGGTGCATCCAAACGTGTTGCGTGCCGCTGGAATTGACCCCGAGGTCTACTCCGGCTTCGCGTTCGGGATGGGCTTGGAGCGAACCTTGCAGTTCCGCAACGGGATTCCCGACATGCGCGACATGGTCGAGGGAGACATTCGATTCACGTTGCCGTTCGGGGTGGGGGCGTAA
- the pheT gene encoding phenylalanine--tRNA ligase subunit beta, translating into MRVPYSWLREVVSVGAPGWDADPGELEQTLVRIGHEVEEVITLGPVDGPLIVGRVLEIEELTGFKKPIRACLVDTGDGQQHEIVCGATNFVAGELVMVALPGAVLPGAVTITSRKTYGRNSDGMICSAAELGLGADHSGILVLPPGTAVPGTAGAGVLGLDDVVFHLAITPDRGYCMSVRGLAREIACAYDLDFVDPAAVPSLPVQGEAWPLTVEPETGVRRFALRPVTGIDPTAISPWWLQRRLLLSGIRPTSPAVDVTNYVMLELGHPMHAHDRGQITGGFGVRFARPGETVVTLDDVERRLAPADVLIVDNVATTAIGGVMGAASTEVRSDSTDVLLEAAVWDAAAVSRTQRRLHLPSEAARRYERAVDPAISVAALDRCAALLADIAGGAVDPTLTDWRGEPPRDDWWLPPIRIAVDLPDRVAGVAYPHGTAARRLAQIGARVTRDGDNLTVTPPSWRPDLLQPADLVEEVLRLEGLEVVPSVLPAAPAGRGLTAVQKRRRAIGKSLALSGYVEILPTPFLPASVFDVWGLPTDDPRRITTHVLNPLEADRPQLATTLLPAMLEALGRNVSRGLVDVALFAVAQVVQPTEQTRGVGLIPVDRRPTEAEIAMLDASLPRQPQHVAAVLAGLREPRGPWGPGRPVQAWDAFEAVRIIARASGVDLTLRAAQYLPWHPGRCAEVRIGETVIGHAGQLHPAAIERSGLPQGTCAMELNLDAIPIVEGVPAPSVSPFPAVFQDVSLVVSADVPAQSVADAVREGAGDLLEHIELFDVFAGPQIGEHRKSLTFALRFRAPDRTLTEDDASAARDAAVRNAAERVGAVLRS; encoded by the coding sequence ATGCGCGTTCCGTACAGCTGGCTGCGCGAGGTCGTTTCCGTCGGCGCACCCGGTTGGGATGCTGACCCCGGCGAGCTTGAGCAGACGCTGGTGCGCATCGGCCACGAGGTCGAAGAGGTGATCACCCTGGGTCCGGTCGACGGCCCGCTGATCGTGGGTCGGGTACTCGAGATAGAAGAGCTCACCGGGTTCAAGAAGCCGATCCGGGCCTGTCTGGTAGACACCGGCGACGGCCAACAGCACGAGATCGTGTGTGGTGCAACTAATTTCGTGGCCGGCGAGCTGGTCATGGTCGCGCTACCCGGCGCCGTGTTGCCCGGCGCCGTTACCATCACGTCCCGCAAAACCTATGGCCGCAACTCCGACGGCATGATCTGCTCGGCGGCAGAACTCGGGTTGGGCGCAGACCACTCCGGCATTCTGGTGCTACCACCCGGAACGGCCGTACCCGGAACCGCGGGCGCCGGGGTGCTCGGACTCGACGATGTCGTCTTTCACCTAGCCATCACCCCTGACCGCGGTTACTGCATGTCGGTGCGTGGCCTGGCCCGTGAAATCGCCTGCGCATACGACTTGGATTTTGTGGACCCGGCGGCAGTGCCGTCGTTGCCGGTCCAGGGGGAGGCGTGGCCGCTGACGGTAGAGCCGGAAACCGGGGTGCGCCGCTTCGCGTTGCGCCCGGTAACCGGGATTGACCCGACCGCCATATCGCCCTGGTGGCTGCAGCGCCGGCTGCTGCTTTCCGGCATTCGCCCCACCTCGCCGGCGGTGGACGTGACCAACTACGTGATGCTCGAACTTGGCCACCCGATGCACGCGCACGACCGTGGCCAGATCACCGGGGGTTTCGGCGTGCGCTTTGCCCGGCCCGGCGAGACCGTCGTCACGCTTGACGACGTCGAGCGCCGGCTCGCCCCGGCCGATGTGCTCATCGTCGACAACGTCGCAACCACGGCGATCGGCGGCGTGATGGGGGCGGCGAGCACCGAGGTGCGCTCCGATTCCACCGACGTGCTGCTGGAGGCCGCGGTATGGGACGCCGCCGCGGTGTCGCGCACCCAACGGCGGCTGCACTTGCCCAGCGAGGCAGCCCGTCGTTACGAGCGCGCGGTAGACCCGGCCATTTCGGTGGCCGCCCTGGACCGGTGCGCCGCGCTGCTCGCCGACATTGCCGGCGGAGCGGTGGACCCGACCCTGACCGATTGGCGTGGGGAGCCGCCGCGCGATGACTGGTGGTTGCCGCCGATCCGGATTGCCGTCGATCTGCCGGATCGCGTCGCCGGAGTGGCGTATCCGCACGGCACGGCCGCACGCCGGCTGGCCCAAATCGGTGCCCGGGTAACCCGAGACGGCGACAACTTGACTGTGACGCCGCCGAGTTGGCGACCGGATCTGCTGCAGCCTGCCGACCTTGTCGAGGAGGTGCTGCGGTTGGAGGGCCTGGAGGTGGTTCCGTCGGTCCTTCCGGCGGCACCCGCGGGTCGCGGGCTCACCGCGGTACAAAAGCGTCGCCGTGCGATCGGTAAGTCGCTTGCGCTGTCGGGTTACGTCGAGATTCTGCCGACGCCTTTTCTGCCCGCGAGTGTGTTCGACGTGTGGGGGCTTCCGACGGACGATCCGCGACGCATCACGACGCACGTGCTGAATCCGCTGGAGGCCGATCGTCCGCAGCTGGCTACCACGTTGTTGCCAGCTATGTTGGAAGCGTTGGGGCGCAACGTATCCCGAGGTCTCGTTGACGTCGCGCTGTTCGCCGTCGCCCAGGTGGTACAGCCCACCGAGCAGACTCGCGGCGTTGGGCTGATTCCAGTAGACCGACGACCGACCGAAGCCGAGATCGCCATGCTGGACGCTTCCTTGCCTCGGCAACCACAGCATGTCGCCGCGGTACTGGCCGGCCTGCGCGAACCGCGCGGTCCGTGGGGGCCTGGGCGGCCGGTGCAAGCCTGGGACGCGTTCGAAGCGGTGCGAATCATCGCACGCGCCAGTGGAGTTGACCTAACCCTACGGGCGGCCCAGTACCTGCCGTGGCACCCGGGCCGGTGCGCGGAAGTACGTATCGGTGAAACCGTCATTGGTCACGCGGGGCAGTTGCATCCCGCGGCGATTGAACGCTCGGGCCTGCCTCAGGGAACCTGTGCGATGGAGCTGAACCTGGACGCGATTCCGATCGTCGAGGGAGTGCCGGCGCCCTCGGTCTCGCCCTTCCCGGCCGTGTTCCAGGACGTCAGCTTGGTGGTGTCCGCGGATGTTCCCGCTCAGTCGGTGGCGGATGCCGTTCGGGAAGGGGCCGGCGACCTGCTCGAGCACATTGAGCTGTTCGACGTGTTCGCGGGCCCGCAGATCGGCGAGCACCGCAAGTCGCTGACGTTCGCCCTGCGATTCCGTGCGCCGGATCGCACGCTGACCGAAGACGACGCGAGCGCCGCCCGCGATGCCGCGGTGCGGAACGCGGCCGAGCGGGTCGGCGCTGTACTGCGCAGCTAA
- a CDS encoding IS1634 family transposase, with translation MRMHVARTPSRYVDKAGNVHRYESVLVRRTYREGKKVRHETLANLSKLPAEAIAAIEATLKGQALVPAEAACTITRSLPHGHVAAVAAMARRLGFPGLLGPACRSRDLVLGLIISRVIRPASKLSTLSRWADCTLGPDLAVADASTDEVYAAMDWLANRQDAIEKKLAAKHLGPEANPSRMALFDLTSSWVTGRCCELAAYGYSRDGKKGLPQIEYGVLTDPAGRPVAVRVVPGDTADPVAFSDIVEVIRDRFGLTRLVLVGDRGMITSARIDALRKLNDSPDTATAFGWITALRAPDIATLAAEQGPLQMSLFDTQDLAEISHPDYPGERLIACRNPALATERARKRNELLAATDADLAAIAARVASGRLRGAGKIGEAIGRVIAKRKVGKHFRREITDTTFTYHRDQAAIDAEAALDGIYVLRTPVPATELDPTAVVESYKNLAHVERDFRNIKTDDLDLRPIHHRLDERVRAHVLICLLACYLIWHLRKAWAPLTFTDEHPPTRDNPVAPAQRSPQAQAKASTQHDANGNPLRSFRGLLDHLATLTRNDIHYHGTNATVPTLAEPTPDQRRAFDLIGTPIPLTAA, from the coding sequence ATGCGAATGCATGTAGCCCGAACACCGAGCAGGTACGTGGACAAGGCCGGCAACGTGCACCGCTACGAGTCGGTGCTGGTGCGCCGCACCTACCGCGAGGGCAAGAAGGTCCGCCACGAGACCCTGGCCAATCTGTCCAAGCTGCCCGCGGAGGCGATCGCCGCGATCGAGGCAACGCTGAAGGGGCAGGCACTGGTACCCGCCGAGGCGGCGTGCACCATCACTCGCTCGCTGCCGCACGGGCATGTGGCCGCGGTCGCCGCGATGGCCCGCCGATTGGGGTTTCCGGGCCTGTTGGGCCCGGCCTGCCGATCTCGGGACCTGGTGCTGGGGTTGATTATCTCGCGGGTGATCCGCCCGGCCTCCAAACTGTCCACGCTGTCGCGATGGGCCGATTGCACCCTGGGGCCCGACCTGGCGGTGGCAGATGCGTCTACCGATGAGGTGTATGCCGCGATGGACTGGTTGGCCAATCGCCAGGACGCAATCGAGAAGAAGCTAGCCGCCAAACACCTTGGGCCAGAGGCGAACCCAAGCCGGATGGCGTTGTTTGATCTGACCAGCTCGTGGGTGACCGGGCGGTGCTGTGAGCTGGCCGCCTATGGCTATTCCCGCGACGGCAAGAAGGGCCTGCCGCAGATTGAATACGGGGTGCTCACCGACCCGGCCGGGCGCCCGGTGGCGGTACGGGTAGTGCCCGGGGACACCGCCGACCCGGTCGCGTTCAGCGACATCGTCGAGGTGATCCGCGACCGCTTCGGGTTGACCCGGCTGGTGCTGGTCGGCGATCGCGGCATGATCACCTCCGCGCGCATCGACGCGCTGCGCAAGCTCAACGACAGCCCCGACACCGCAACGGCTTTCGGGTGGATCACGGCGCTACGCGCCCCGGATATCGCCACACTGGCCGCCGAGCAGGGACCGCTGCAAATGAGCCTGTTCGACACCCAAGACCTCGCCGAGATCAGCCACCCCGACTACCCGGGGGAACGGTTGATCGCTTGCCGCAACCCCGCCCTGGCCACCGAGCGGGCCCGCAAACGCAACGAACTGCTGGCCGCCACCGACGCCGACCTGGCCGCCATCGCCGCCCGGGTGGCATCCGGGCGCCTGCGCGGAGCGGGCAAAATCGGCGAGGCCATCGGCCGGGTAATCGCCAAACGCAAAGTAGGCAAGCACTTTCGCCGCGAGATCACCGACACCACCTTCACCTACCACCGCGACCAGGCCGCCATCGATGCCGAAGCCGCCCTCGATGGCATCTACGTGCTACGCACACCGGTACCCGCCACCGAACTCGATCCGACCGCGGTCGTAGAAAGCTACAAGAACCTGGCCCACGTCGAACGCGACTTCCGCAACATCAAAACCGACGACCTGGATCTACGACCCATTCACCACCGCCTCGACGAGCGCGTCCGCGCCCACGTACTGATCTGCCTGCTAGCCTGCTACCTCATCTGGCACCTGCGCAAAGCCTGGGCGCCACTGACCTTCACCGACGAACACCCACCCACCCGCGACAACCCCGTCGCCCCCGCGCAACGCTCACCGCAGGCCCAAGCCAAGGCCTCCACCCAACACGACGCCAACGGCAACCCGCTACGCAGCTTCCGCGGCCTACTCGACCACCTAGCGACCCTGACCCGCAACGACATTCACTACCACGGCACCAACGCCACGGTGCCCACCTTGGCCGAACCCACCCCCGATCAACGCCGCGCCTTCGACCTCATCGGCACCCCGATCCCACTAACCGCAGCGTAG
- a CDS encoding PE family protein: MSYVIAVPELVEAAAQELAGIRSALSVAAAVAAGPTTGVAAAAADEVSIAISQLFGAHGQEFQALSAHAAAFHDEFVSLLNAGAAAYSNAEASGMQALLSAVTVPAPLQAVAAPYENLVSNTATNLQSLGTAVAANPAPFLRQLVNNQIGYGQLIGTSLQNTVTNLPAELADLPADVHVAFHGVQAANPAAFVQQLVTNQAGFAHTISSALQSAGQDFAAGVQALPASFQAASQALAVGDITGAANDIGTGITKLFITEFDVTAGANGVLTITPTGTLGDLLPIFSVPGQMAQNFTNLLPAGSVPAMVSQNITNLVQTATDTGVTSTISIFLDPTTPTGIGVGIDTAMGLPLALGIDALGGPVNGLSALGASATTFVNAVQTGNAFGAATAVLDAPAVVANAFLNGQSTFPLTIDALGIPTTLNLPLDGVLVPPGPYTATIPLLGSTATVTGTPLGGIVPALLTFLPEQLADVIGAAA, from the coding sequence ATGTCGTATGTGATCGCGGTGCCGGAACTCGTCGAGGCGGCGGCCCAAGAACTTGCCGGTATTCGTTCGGCGCTGAGCGTGGCCGCCGCGGTCGCCGCCGGCCCCACGACTGGGGTTGCTGCGGCGGCGGCCGACGAGGTGTCGATAGCGATCTCGCAATTGTTTGGTGCGCATGGCCAGGAATTTCAAGCCCTTAGCGCGCACGCTGCGGCGTTCCATGACGAGTTCGTCAGCTTGCTCAACGCTGGTGCCGCTGCCTACAGCAACGCCGAGGCCAGTGGTATGCAGGCCCTGCTGAGCGCGGTGACGGTGCCCGCACCGCTTCAGGCGGTCGCCGCTCCATATGAAAACCTCGTGTCGAATACCGCTACCAACCTGCAAAGCCTCGGAACTGCCGTCGCCGCCAACCCGGCGCCTTTCCTGCGACAGCTCGTCAACAACCAGATCGGCTACGGCCAGCTAATCGGCACTTCGTTGCAGAACACGGTTACCAACTTGCCTGCGGAATTGGCGGATTTGCCGGCGGACGTCCACGTTGCCTTCCATGGCGTGCAGGCCGCAAATCCGGCTGCCTTCGTGCAGCAGCTGGTAACTAACCAGGCGGGCTTCGCCCATACGATTTCCTCGGCGCTGCAGAGCGCCGGCCAGGACTTTGCCGCGGGGGTGCAAGCTTTGCCGGCGAGCTTCCAAGCCGCGTCCCAGGCCCTTGCGGTGGGTGATATCACCGGTGCGGCGAACGACATTGGCACCGGCATAACAAAGCTATTCATAACGGAATTCGACGTGACGGCGGGGGCGAATGGGGTCTTAACCATTACGCCCACGGGCACGTTGGGAGACTTGTTACCGATCTTCTCCGTCCCCGGACAGATGGCGCAGAACTTCACCAACCTGTTGCCCGCAGGTTCCGTCCCGGCAATGGTGTCGCAGAACATCACCAACTTGGTCCAGACCGCCACGGACACCGGCGTCACGTCAACAATCAGCATCTTCCTCGACCCAACGACCCCGACGGGCATTGGAGTGGGTATCGACACCGCCATGGGGTTGCCTCTGGCGTTGGGTATCGATGCGCTCGGTGGGCCCGTAAACGGGCTGAGCGCACTGGGTGCTAGCGCAACCACGTTTGTCAACGCGGTGCAGACCGGAAATGCGTTCGGAGCCGCCACCGCAGTGCTGGATGCGCCAGCCGTCGTCGCCAACGCCTTCCTCAATGGCCAGTCAACGTTCCCCCTCACAATCGACGCGCTGGGGATTCCCACCACCCTCAACCTGCCTTTGGATGGGGTTCTTGTTCCGCCGGGGCCCTACACCGCAACGATTCCGCTTCTTGGTTCAACCGCTACCGTCACGGGCACGCCCCTTGGCGGCATCGTTCCCGCGCTGCTGACGTTCCTGCCCGAACAGCTTGCGGACGTAATCGGCGCCGCTGCGTAA
- a CDS encoding AfsR/SARP family transcriptional regulator, whose product MTVEFRLLGDVEVLVDGRRLEAGHARQRCVLAALLIDVNHPISPEQLIDRVWSDRAPYSARSSLTSYLSRLRSLIAPVDGVVISRGPGGYVLMTDASSVDLHRFRNLVSTARATDNPVEAAALFDRLLALWSGEPFASLDTPWVNDLRGALVAEWRVVSPGPIFDRPPSGLLRRATSFVGHDEEATRVAEALRAGPLVTLTGVGGVGKTRLAIESLATSKSGSAMAYRFANWRRWSTETRSGTPSQRPCGCANSHAWTSRNR is encoded by the coding sequence ATGACCGTCGAGTTTCGGTTGCTCGGCGACGTCGAAGTTCTAGTCGACGGGCGCCGGCTCGAGGCTGGCCATGCGCGGCAGCGATGCGTCCTTGCGGCCCTGCTGATCGATGTGAACCATCCGATCTCGCCAGAGCAGCTGATAGATCGAGTGTGGTCGGATCGGGCCCCCTATTCCGCACGAAGTTCGTTGACCAGTTATCTGTCCCGGCTAAGGAGTTTGATTGCACCTGTTGATGGCGTGGTGATTTCACGTGGGCCGGGGGGATATGTGCTCATGACGGATGCGTCTTCAGTCGATTTGCACCGGTTCCGAAACTTGGTCTCTACGGCGAGGGCTACCGACAACCCTGTTGAGGCGGCTGCACTGTTCGATCGTTTGCTGGCTCTGTGGTCTGGTGAGCCGTTCGCGTCCTTGGACACGCCGTGGGTAAACGATTTGCGCGGCGCTCTTGTTGCCGAGTGGCGGGTGGTGTCGCCGGGGCCTATCTTCGATCGGCCGCCTTCGGGCCTGCTGCGGCGGGCTACCAGCTTCGTTGGGCATGACGAGGAGGCGACGCGTGTCGCCGAGGCGCTGCGTGCCGGACCGCTGGTGACGTTGACCGGGGTTGGGGGCGTCGGAAAGACACGGCTGGCTATTGAGTCGCTCGCCACGAGCAAGAGCGGTTCAGCGATGGCGTATCGATTTGCGAACTGGCGCCGGTGGAGCACGGAAACGCGATCGGGCACACCATCGCAGCGGCCTTGCGGTTGCGCCAACAGTCACGCATGGACATCGAGGAATCGGTAG